From Salvelinus namaycush isolate Seneca chromosome 2, SaNama_1.0, whole genome shotgun sequence, one genomic window encodes:
- the LOC120060294 gene encoding DNA topoisomerase 1-like isoform X1 — MAVIWRGNTQDRLYQDTISSGGGNSHKHKDKYKDKEHKHKDHKKDREREKSKYGNSDHKEFSEKKHREKERIKHEDVSTDRHKDKHKEKDHRKEEIKPKKEKENGFASPHRIKTEPDNDHFYHSPKSLKRQRDNDETEFKPKKIKIENDRVDKKAKKRKQDEDIKPKKTQKNKKGEVADGKKKAKKEPEEKWKWWEEERATDGSKWRFLEHKGPVMAAPYETLPSKVRFFYDGKQMKLGPAAEEVATFFAKMLDHEYTTKDAFRKNFFKDWRKEMTSEEKSKITDLKKCNFNEMGEYFKAQSEARKAMTKDDKLKIKVENERLLQEYGFCIMDNHKERIANFRIEPPGLFRGRGDHPKMGMLKRRIRPEDIIINCSKDSKHPKPPPGTKWKELRHDNKVTWLVSWTENIQGSIKYIMLNPSSRIKGEKDWQKYETARNLKKCVDRLRNQYREDWKSKEMRIRQRAVALYFIDKLALRAGNEKEEGESADTVGCCSLRVEHINLYPEKDGQEFVVEFDFLGKDSIRYYNKVPVEKRVFKNLQLFMENKQPEDDLFDRLNTSILNKHLQELMDGLTAKVFRTYNASITLQQQLKELTSPDENLPAKILSYNRANRAVAILCNHQRALPKTFEKSMQNLQTKIDAKKDQLSDAKRDVKSAKADLKVRRDEKSKKAVETKKKAVERLEEQLMKLEVQATDREENKQIALGTSKLNYLDPRISVAWCKKWGIPIEKIYNKTQREKFAWAIDMAEDDYEF, encoded by the exons ATGGCTGTGATATGGAGGGGAAACACGCAGGACCGTTTGTATCAAGACACGATTTCCAGCGGCGGAGGAA ATTCTCATAAGCATAAAGATAAGTACAAGGATAAAGAACACAAACACAAGGACCACAAGAAGGACCGGGAGCGTGAGAAATCAAAATATGGCAACAG TGACCATAAGGAGTTCTCGGAAAAGAAACACAGAGAAAAGGAGCGAATAAAGCACGAAGATGtcagcacagacagacacaaggaCAAACACAAGGAAAAAGACCACAGGAAGGAGGAG ATCAAGCCGAAGAAGGAAAAAGAGAATGGCTTTGCCAG CCCTCATCGCATTAAGACGGAGCCGGACAATGATCACTTCTACCACTCTCCCAAGTCCCTGAAAAGACAGCGTGACAATGACGA aacTGAATTCAAGCCCAAAAAAATTAAAATTGAAAATGACAGAGTGGACAAGAAAGCAAAGAAGAGGAAACAAGATGAG GACATCAAGCCCAAAAAGACACAAAAAAACAAGAAAGGGGAAGTTGCTGACGGGAAAAAGAAAGCAAAGAAGGAGCCTGAGGAGAAGTGGAAATG GTGGGAAGAGGAGAGGGCAACTGACGGTTCCAAATGGAGGTTTCTGGAACATAAAGGCCCAGTCATGGCAGCACCTTACGAAACTCTTCCCAGCAAAGTCCGATTTTTCTATGATG GGAAGCAGATGAAGCTCGGCCCAGCGGCTGAGGAGGTGGCCACCTTCTTTGCCAAAATGCTGGACCATGAGTACACTACCAAGGATGCCTTCCGGAAAAACTTCTTCAAAGACTGGAGAAAG GAAATGACCTCGGAGGAGAAGTCTAAGATCACAGACCTGAAGAAGTGTAACTTCAATGAAATGGGGGAATACTTCAAGGCTCAGTCTGAGGCCAGAAAGGCCATGACTAAAGATGATAAACTG AAAATCAAAGTGGAGAATGAACGCCTCCTACAGGAGTATGGCTTCTGCATCATGGACAACCACAAGGAGCGCATTGCTAACTTTCGCATTGAGCCCCCGGGCCTGTTCCGTGGCCGAGGAGACCACCCCAAGATGGGCATGCTGAAACGCCGCATCCGCCCTGAGGACATCATCATAAACTGCAGCAA ggACTCCAAGCACCCCAAGCCTCCCCCTGGTACCAAATGGAAGGAGTTGCGTCATGACAACAAGGTGACCTGGCTGGTGTCGTGGACAGAGAACATCCAAGGCTCTATCAAGTATATCATGCTGAATCCCAGCTCAAGAATCAAG GGAGAGAAGGACTGGCAGAAGTATGAGACAGCCCGAAATCTGAAGAAGTGTGTGGACCGGTTAAGGAACCAGTACCGCGAGGACTGGAAGTCCAAAGAGATGAGGATCCGACAGAGAGCCGTGGCACTCTACTTCATCGATAAG CTGGCTCTGAGAGCAGGTAATGAGAAGGAGGAAGGGGAGTCTGCGGACACAGTGGGCTGCTGCTCCCTCAGAGTGGAACACATCAACCTGTACCCCGAGAAGGACGGCCAGGAGTTTGTGGTGGAGTTTGACTTCCTGGGTAAAGACTCCATCCGCTACTACAACAAAGTCCCTGTGGAGAAGAGG GTATTCAAGAACCTGCAGCTGTTCATGGAAAACAAGCAGCCAGAGGATGACCTCTTTGACCGGCTCAAT acCTCCATTCTGAACAAGCACCTTCAGGAGCTGATGGACGGGCTGACGGCCAAAGTGTTTCGTACCTACAACGCCTCCATCACTCTGCAGCAGCAGCTGAAGGAGCTCACCAGCC CGGATGAGAACCTTCCAGCCAAGATCCTGTCATACAACAGGGCCAATAGAGCTGTGGCCATCCTGTGTAACCATCAGAGGGCCCTGCCCAAGACCTTTGAGAAGTCCATGCAGAACCTCCAGACTAAA ATTGACGCAAAGAAAGACCAGCTGTCTGACGCAAAGCGGGATGTGAAGAGCGCCAAGGCTGACCTCAAAGTACGGAGAGACGAGAAGTCCAAAAA AGCTGTGGAGACCAAGAAGAAGGCTGTGGAGAGGCTAGAGGAGCAGCTGATGAAGCTAGAGGTGCAGGCGACGGACCGTGAGGAGAACAAGCAGATCGCTCTGGGCACCTCCAAACTCAACTACTTGGATCCACGCATCTCTGTGGCCTG GTGTAAGAAGTGGGGTATCCCTATCGAGAAGATCTACAACAAAACTCAGCGTGAAAAGTTTGCCTGGGCTATCGACATGGCAGAGGATGACTATGAATTTTAA
- the LOC120060294 gene encoding DNA topoisomerase 1-like isoform X2 encodes MSGDRSHNDSQIDSGSRVIDSHKHKDKYKDKEHKHKDHKKDREREKSKYGNSDHKEFSEKKHREKERIKHEDVSTDRHKDKHKEKDHRKEEIKPKKEKENGFASPHRIKTEPDNDHFYHSPKSLKRQRDNDETEFKPKKIKIENDRVDKKAKKRKQDEDIKPKKTQKNKKGEVADGKKKAKKEPEEKWKWWEEERATDGSKWRFLEHKGPVMAAPYETLPSKVRFFYDGKQMKLGPAAEEVATFFAKMLDHEYTTKDAFRKNFFKDWRKEMTSEEKSKITDLKKCNFNEMGEYFKAQSEARKAMTKDDKLKIKVENERLLQEYGFCIMDNHKERIANFRIEPPGLFRGRGDHPKMGMLKRRIRPEDIIINCSKDSKHPKPPPGTKWKELRHDNKVTWLVSWTENIQGSIKYIMLNPSSRIKGEKDWQKYETARNLKKCVDRLRNQYREDWKSKEMRIRQRAVALYFIDKLALRAGNEKEEGESADTVGCCSLRVEHINLYPEKDGQEFVVEFDFLGKDSIRYYNKVPVEKRVFKNLQLFMENKQPEDDLFDRLNTSILNKHLQELMDGLTAKVFRTYNASITLQQQLKELTSPDENLPAKILSYNRANRAVAILCNHQRALPKTFEKSMQNLQTKIDAKKDQLSDAKRDVKSAKADLKVRRDEKSKKAVETKKKAVERLEEQLMKLEVQATDREENKQIALGTSKLNYLDPRISVAWCKKWGIPIEKIYNKTQREKFAWAIDMAEDDYEF; translated from the exons ATGAGTGGAGATCGTTCCCACAACGATAGCCAG ATAGACTCCGGCTCTCGGGTCATTG ATTCTCATAAGCATAAAGATAAGTACAAGGATAAAGAACACAAACACAAGGACCACAAGAAGGACCGGGAGCGTGAGAAATCAAAATATGGCAACAG TGACCATAAGGAGTTCTCGGAAAAGAAACACAGAGAAAAGGAGCGAATAAAGCACGAAGATGtcagcacagacagacacaaggaCAAACACAAGGAAAAAGACCACAGGAAGGAGGAG ATCAAGCCGAAGAAGGAAAAAGAGAATGGCTTTGCCAG CCCTCATCGCATTAAGACGGAGCCGGACAATGATCACTTCTACCACTCTCCCAAGTCCCTGAAAAGACAGCGTGACAATGACGA aacTGAATTCAAGCCCAAAAAAATTAAAATTGAAAATGACAGAGTGGACAAGAAAGCAAAGAAGAGGAAACAAGATGAG GACATCAAGCCCAAAAAGACACAAAAAAACAAGAAAGGGGAAGTTGCTGACGGGAAAAAGAAAGCAAAGAAGGAGCCTGAGGAGAAGTGGAAATG GTGGGAAGAGGAGAGGGCAACTGACGGTTCCAAATGGAGGTTTCTGGAACATAAAGGCCCAGTCATGGCAGCACCTTACGAAACTCTTCCCAGCAAAGTCCGATTTTTCTATGATG GGAAGCAGATGAAGCTCGGCCCAGCGGCTGAGGAGGTGGCCACCTTCTTTGCCAAAATGCTGGACCATGAGTACACTACCAAGGATGCCTTCCGGAAAAACTTCTTCAAAGACTGGAGAAAG GAAATGACCTCGGAGGAGAAGTCTAAGATCACAGACCTGAAGAAGTGTAACTTCAATGAAATGGGGGAATACTTCAAGGCTCAGTCTGAGGCCAGAAAGGCCATGACTAAAGATGATAAACTG AAAATCAAAGTGGAGAATGAACGCCTCCTACAGGAGTATGGCTTCTGCATCATGGACAACCACAAGGAGCGCATTGCTAACTTTCGCATTGAGCCCCCGGGCCTGTTCCGTGGCCGAGGAGACCACCCCAAGATGGGCATGCTGAAACGCCGCATCCGCCCTGAGGACATCATCATAAACTGCAGCAA ggACTCCAAGCACCCCAAGCCTCCCCCTGGTACCAAATGGAAGGAGTTGCGTCATGACAACAAGGTGACCTGGCTGGTGTCGTGGACAGAGAACATCCAAGGCTCTATCAAGTATATCATGCTGAATCCCAGCTCAAGAATCAAG GGAGAGAAGGACTGGCAGAAGTATGAGACAGCCCGAAATCTGAAGAAGTGTGTGGACCGGTTAAGGAACCAGTACCGCGAGGACTGGAAGTCCAAAGAGATGAGGATCCGACAGAGAGCCGTGGCACTCTACTTCATCGATAAG CTGGCTCTGAGAGCAGGTAATGAGAAGGAGGAAGGGGAGTCTGCGGACACAGTGGGCTGCTGCTCCCTCAGAGTGGAACACATCAACCTGTACCCCGAGAAGGACGGCCAGGAGTTTGTGGTGGAGTTTGACTTCCTGGGTAAAGACTCCATCCGCTACTACAACAAAGTCCCTGTGGAGAAGAGG GTATTCAAGAACCTGCAGCTGTTCATGGAAAACAAGCAGCCAGAGGATGACCTCTTTGACCGGCTCAAT acCTCCATTCTGAACAAGCACCTTCAGGAGCTGATGGACGGGCTGACGGCCAAAGTGTTTCGTACCTACAACGCCTCCATCACTCTGCAGCAGCAGCTGAAGGAGCTCACCAGCC CGGATGAGAACCTTCCAGCCAAGATCCTGTCATACAACAGGGCCAATAGAGCTGTGGCCATCCTGTGTAACCATCAGAGGGCCCTGCCCAAGACCTTTGAGAAGTCCATGCAGAACCTCCAGACTAAA ATTGACGCAAAGAAAGACCAGCTGTCTGACGCAAAGCGGGATGTGAAGAGCGCCAAGGCTGACCTCAAAGTACGGAGAGACGAGAAGTCCAAAAA AGCTGTGGAGACCAAGAAGAAGGCTGTGGAGAGGCTAGAGGAGCAGCTGATGAAGCTAGAGGTGCAGGCGACGGACCGTGAGGAGAACAAGCAGATCGCTCTGGGCACCTCCAAACTCAACTACTTGGATCCACGCATCTCTGTGGCCTG GTGTAAGAAGTGGGGTATCCCTATCGAGAAGATCTACAACAAAACTCAGCGTGAAAAGTTTGCCTGGGCTATCGACATGGCAGAGGATGACTATGAATTTTAA
- the LOC120060278 gene encoding zinc fingers and homeoboxes protein 3-like — MASKRKSTVPCMITSKSKHMREEIILGCLPELLPTIPEDSILSISGEDRGHFSHDSSRPERGDKWQKGSTYSCPPCRFESRELNYFLDHLHNCHIDFRAQPSFSCLNCGVSVVRFEALALHNAKAHPGVSGGSVYASLHVRKRDGATTVEQSLFTTNGEDSRETAIFLTKTPIVRVMKAKGEHKKIVVSHTVEVRRKDTGKKMERTDPTMLTNVPELQNGSLSGTGGAAMLRNPVTHVITTTVPNQTYHQHSSPTFSSSDSSKNLPKVMIPLSSIPTYDSAMDTSSFLKTSFGKFPYPTKAELCYLTVVSDWPEEQIKLWFTAQRLKQGISWSPEEIEEARRKMFNTVFQGAAPQKQPPKQRHTNHIVTHHTVHAQPAPVGPSHQAAKVTHGSVVSRHTGVISTSASMSAAGHPVTTRVSYATPTMIPPKYQTVVSRTTQVVARNTIPTAVASQESDKTVALRLGNSCVISTSGRSSSNSSSCSSSSSNSSSCSSSSSISSNSSISSNSRDHGTRKPMNNISSSNSIVSCSSNIGNKDDCSTDSHDKPNNQSSRHISIASVLEGFSNSSNKGKVIMSNTSKSNVIAYNIHSNGNTANQDQYTSTKNDDDSNNNNIHKSNNGNFSSGYSSTRNNDSVNNLNLASKAQNENTSISVITKSSSSSNSISIIKDGKCIKEVPMKAISVLRQLIKEEDHFGEDRTCPELKVDPIKINLQRLMVSDPAAKPGSEAFPPELKSETHVSDLSHPSKKSPQQVHLLRLAFTSTRWPSSQQYEELSIMTGLPNPEVVRWFSDSRYIHQNGQLKWLEGYQCLPVEGEEGKGHRDSEALINPQEVNRKLVEQEVNKQLNEGPKELHSGQLGFWWGADTQKPLLSATEPEETGERGRAVETEGLHGHWAEREDDHPQPVSSQAFGEKQAEARDRLRIELLEV; from the exons ATGGCCAGCAAGAGGAAGTCAACAGTGCCCTGTATGATCACATCCAAAAGCAAACACATGCGTGAGGAGATCATACTTGGCTGCCTTCCTGAGCTCCTACCCACAATCCCAGAGGACAGCATCCTCAGTATATCTGGAGAAGACAGAGGCCATTTCTCCCATGATTCCTCCAGACCTGAAAGGGGCGACAAATGGCAGAAAGGTAGCACATACAGCTGCCCACCCTGCCGCTTTGAGTCCAGAGAGCTGAACTACTTTTTGGACCACCTACACAACTGCCACATAGACTTCAGGGCCCAACCCAGCTTCTCCTGCCTGAACTGTGGCGTGTCAGTGGTCAGGTTTGAGGCCCTGGCTCTGCACAATGCTAAAGCCCACCCTGGGGTGTCAGGGGGCTCTGTCTACGCTTCCCTGCATGTCAGGAAGAGAGATGGTGCGACCACCGTAGAGCAGAGCCTGTTCACGACCAATGGGGAGGACTCGCGCGAGACTGCAATCTTCCTCACTAAAACACCTATAGTGAGGGTGATGAAGGCCAAGGGAGAGCACAAGAAGATTGTGGTCTCCCACACGGTGGAGGTGCGGAGGAAAGACACTGGGAAGAAAATGGAGCGGACAGACCCCACCATGTTGACGAATGTGCCTGAACTACAAAATGGGTCTCTCAGTGGGACCGGTGGTGCTGCTATGTTGAGAAACCCTGTCACTCATGTGATAACAACAACAGTGCCCAATCAAACCTATCACCAGCACAGCTCTCCCACCTTCTCCTCCTCGGATTCCAGCAAAAACCTTCCAAAGGTGATGATTCCCCTGAGCAGCATCCCCACTTATGATTCTGCCATGGACACCAGTAGCTTTCTCAAGACTTCCTTTGGTAAGTTCCCCTACCCGACCAAAGCTGAGCTCTGCTACCTGACTGTGGTCTCTGATTGGCCAGAGGAGCAGATCAAACTGTGGTTCACTGCCCAGAGACTCAAACAGGGGATCAGCTGGTCCCCCGAGGAGATAGAGGAGGCCAGGAGGAAGATGTTCAACACGGTCTTCCAAGGAGCAGCACCCCAAAAACAGCCCCCCAAGCAACGGCACACAAATCACATTGTGACCCATCACACTGTCCATGCCCAGCCTGCTCCAGTGGGCCCCAGCCACCAGGCTGCCAAGGTGACCCATGGCAGTGTAGTGAGCAGGCATACTGGAGTCATATCCACTTCGGCTAGCATGTCAGCCGCTGGTCACCCGGTCACCACTAGGGTCTCTTATGCTACCCCAACCATGATCCCCCCAAAATATCAGACTGTAGTCAGCAGAACAACACAGGTAGTGGCCAGGAACACTATCCCCACTGCTGTGGCCAGCCAAGAGTCTGACAAGACTGTTGCTCTGAGGCTGGGCAACAGTTGTGTCATTAGCACCAGCGGCAgaagcagcagtaacagtagtagttgcagtagcagcagcagtaacagtagtagttgcagtagtagcagcagcatcaGTAGTAACTCCTCCATCAGTAGTAACAGCAGGGACCATGGCACTAGGAAACCAATGAACAACATCAGTTCCAGCAACAGCATTGTCAGTTGCTCCTCCAACATTGGCAACAAAGATGACTGTAGCACTGACAGCCATGACAAACCAAACAATCAAAGCAGCAGACATATTAGCATTGCATCTGTCTTGGAAGGCttcagcaacagcagcaacaaagGTAAAGTGATCATGAGTAACACCAGCAAATCTAACGTTATCGCCTATAACATTCATAGCAATGGCAACACAGCTAACCAGGATCAGTACACATCAACAAAGAACGATGATGACAGTAACAACAACAATATCCACAAGTCCAACAATGGCAATTTTAGCAGTGGCTACTCCAGCACTAGAAATAATGATAGTGTCAATAACCTGAACCTTGCCAGCAAAGCCCAAAACGAAAACACCAGCATCAGTGTCATTACCaaaagcagcagtagcagcaacaGCATATCTATCATTAAGGATGGCAAATGCATCAAGGAGGTTCCTATGAAAGCTATATCAGTCCTGCGGCAGCTTATCAAAGAGGAAGACCATTTTGGGGAAGACAGAACCTGCCCTGAACTAAAAGTTGACCCCATCAAGATCAACCTGCAGAGGCTCATGGTGAGTGATCCAGCTGCCAAACCTGGTTCAGAGGCCTTCCCTCCAGAGCTCAAGTCTGAGACACATGTCTCAGACCTGTCACACCCATCCAAGAAAAGCCCCCAGCAGGTACACCTTTTGAGGCTGGCATTCACCAGCACACGGTGGCCCAGCAGCCAGCAGTATGAGGAGCTGAGTATCATGACGGGCCTGCCAAATCCAGAGGTGGTCCGCTGGTTCAGCGACAGCCGCTACATCCACCAGAACGGCCAACTGAAATGGCTGGAGGGCTACCAGTGCCTACctgtagagggagaggagggaaagggcCACAGAGACTCTGAAGCACTGATCAATCCCCAGGAGGTTAATAGGAAACTAGTGGAGCAGGAGGTGAACAAGCAGCTTAATGAAGGACCTAAGGAGCTCCACTCAGGGCAGCTGGGATTCTGGTGGGGCGCAGACACACAGAAGCCACTGCTGAGTGCAACAGAGCCagaggagactggggagagagggagagctgtggAGACAGAAGGACTACATGGTCACTgggcagagagggaggatgaCCACCCTCAGCCGGTTAGCAGCCAGGCCTTTGGGGAGAAGCAGGCAGAGGCCAG GGATCGTCTGAGGATAGAGCTGCTTGAAGTCTGA